One stretch of Zingiber officinale cultivar Zhangliang chromosome 6B, Zo_v1.1, whole genome shotgun sequence DNA includes these proteins:
- the LOC121991480 gene encoding uncharacterized protein K02A2.6-like — protein MVIKFVWQNILYRFGIPRRLVSYNGRQFADRRFKKLCKGYGIQETITSVAYPQSNDQAEVTNQEIIRGLRAQVDHAGGSWVNELPSVLWALRMTPKEVTDVMPFHLVYDGEALVPMEVKVKSDRVQHYDEENDEWRLMDLDLVDKARDKAVVRLMAY, from the coding sequence ATGGTCATCAAGTTCGTCTGGCAGAATATCTTAtaccggttcggcatcccccgacgGCTTGTCTCATACAATGGGAGACAATTCGCCGATCGGAGGTTCAAAAAATTATGCAAAGGCTATGGTATCCAGGAGACCATCACCTcggtggcttacccccaaagcaacgaccAAGCGGAAGTCACCAATCAGGAGATTATCAGAGGATTGCGAGCTCAGGTAGACCATGCAGGAGGCAGTTGGGTCAACGAACTCCCTAGTGTCCTATGGGCCCTACGCATGACCCCAAAGGAAGTGACCGACGTGATGccattccatctggtgtacgacgGTGAAGCACTAGTCCCTATGGAAGTCAAAGTGAAGTCCGATCGGGTGCAGCACTATGACGAGGAGAACGACGAGTGGAGACTGATGGATCTAGACTTGGTTGACAAAGCACGAGACAAGGCTGTCGTTCGACTGATGGCATACTAG